Proteins from a single region of Barnesiella propionica:
- a CDS encoding DUF6443 domain-containing protein, which produces MKALYIIICIVILSGKTVYSQSMDRNYIKSVDPLIPCTDVSEDELEALVTVKYYDGLGRLEQTVQRGINPGVYDVVNYVQYGFKGLPVKEWLPVPVNGDQGNYVPFTQVKAAGISFYGDDNPFSETVYERSLLNREVEKIGPGEAWRNAGISGNHSRKTEYLFNTASGELSVRNYRFTSSLKNNGNYPADVLTAVKSEDENGNVSYEFTDKSGRLILFRQINGNDWCDTYYIYDTAGRLRYVLPPQASDMTSEEKSYNMAQLAPHVYKHVYDSRGRRNTFQPPGCEPIYYIYNKLGRTVLSQTGNQRLTNEWSFTKYDIQGRAVLMGLVHTDDSRTVMQNGFNDYYYVWENYVGNTGDGVENLGYSNQCEPRQQLRPRSAIYYDTYAFIPPGHTFTPESGYDPCW; this is translated from the coding sequence ATGAAAGCATTATATATTATTATCTGTATCGTGATATTGTCGGGAAAAACCGTTTACAGCCAGAGTATGGACCGGAATTACATAAAGAGCGTGGACCCTCTTATACCCTGTACGGATGTAAGTGAGGATGAATTAGAGGCACTGGTAACCGTAAAGTATTACGACGGCCTGGGTCGCCTGGAACAGACCGTGCAGCGCGGCATCAACCCCGGTGTATATGATGTCGTTAATTATGTCCAGTACGGTTTCAAGGGATTGCCCGTTAAAGAATGGCTTCCCGTACCTGTGAACGGAGACCAGGGCAACTATGTACCTTTTACACAGGTAAAGGCCGCAGGTATTTCCTTTTACGGGGACGATAATCCTTTTTCCGAAACCGTATATGAACGCTCGTTGCTGAACCGGGAAGTGGAAAAAATAGGGCCTGGGGAGGCCTGGAGGAATGCCGGCATAAGCGGAAACCACAGCCGGAAAACAGAATACCTGTTTAATACCGCTTCCGGCGAACTCTCCGTTCGTAACTATCGTTTCACCAGCTCTTTGAAAAATAACGGAAATTATCCTGCCGACGTACTCACTGCCGTGAAATCCGAGGATGAAAACGGAAACGTAAGCTATGAATTTACCGACAAGAGCGGTCGCCTTATTCTGTTCCGGCAGATAAACGGGAACGACTGGTGCGACACTTACTATATCTACGATACGGCAGGCCGCCTTCGTTATGTTCTTCCTCCCCAGGCCAGCGATATGACTTCGGAAGAGAAATCTTACAATATGGCACAGCTCGCCCCTCATGTATATAAGCATGTTTATGATTCCCGGGGCAGGCGCAATACTTTCCAGCCTCCCGGTTGCGAACCGATTTATTATATATATAATAAACTGGGACGTACCGTGCTTAGCCAGACGGGCAACCAGCGTCTGACAAATGAGTGGAGCTTTACCAAATACGATATACAAGGTCGTGCGGTCCTTATGGGACTTGTGCACACCGACGACAGCCGGACTGTAATGCAGAATGGGTTTAACGATTATTATTACGTATGGGAGAACTATGTAGGAAATACAGGAGACGGGGTTGAGAATCTGGGTTACAGTAATCAGTGCGAACCCCGTCAGCAGCTGAGGCCCCGGAGCGCGATCTATTACGACACCTACGCCTTTATCCCCCCCGGGCACACCTTCACACCCGAAAGCGGTTACGACCCCTGCTGG
- a CDS encoding RHS repeat domain-containing protein, producing the protein MMKNLLLILYLFPLLLYAQRNYSDEPLHRQYANVLPPSPEAASLCEYAETPVSYFYGLPQIDIPLYTVQEGSFSLPVSISYHGGGIKVNELASRVGLGWVLNAGGVISRTVCGLPDETITSKEEAPNESDTDYRLRGFFHLSKFDKESIRYNMTKNPNYDPSTFEYVPPTEDNLKDSSYYKSSHYRLMKQLRLMGNFEGGFMDSAQDMYSFNFMGYSGAFMLNQVSGFPGNLHARYEVKVQTDSPIEFVGVHFPDSFSIRDRKGVMYYFQEKEFSYHPYKCYDPLSGEPGGVADIYNDTIPYVSSWYLTRIEIPGEGSISLSYKNNNRLCVYSGGFQMRHDAEVLPGRPTFFSTANYTVIAPKMLSSVSNGKVEVLFINDGTPRRDINNDISKLDYIYVRTKDGNYIRKYKFCYSYFSKGLYDDHTTGCALKLDKIEKLSLSDNASVLYRGFTYDGDGFLPWTDYGQDHWGYPNGKDNLFLVPEFVEFPGRGGADRNSDREIPKKGSLTAVSYPTGGRVEYEWEPNTYSYVGGSRLTINDTSDREEIVYKDTICGLTGRGKKEITIDIPYPQSIKLYLNKYYWGLGEFLATWMDYSCDHIRSGCDNVFPRLIIRYLDQPDIEASRSVIYLDEISTRTLSEPGGTIVYRQYLEKAGTYKISLEYEDQIPVWQLKDKFDNPGIGTSMYGNIPIEYFHYKEPQAPPGNAEALGGGLRIKEIRSLFSGDTVIKRYSYNYFNEPLHSSGALPERPNYTARKYVRYAYDAWHTPPPTPFKLHTNYSSGFYRTPVGAPRVEYGYVSEQYIYPHSDPAKESGAPHVDRYYTTTVDNVRYQDLDEMGYSLQAPPSSRIRTSMAHYRGNLKRISYCNAESFYSIKDVYYDYQIVEDTLEYYFVGGLFVLADFTLLPNNAAGFSYNSDYGITKFRIVPYNKRLKKMQEEYSNYSVTSEYTYFSGFHTYGMEGDLPLSVTRETSTGGKEIVYYTYLKDFHNGFITDKVTSEIRVIDGYIVDAKRNRYDLLGRLTSSASSSCLGKPAGGYPLGKTLELTSGLENLFDVPGPSYIYDAGGHILDIEYCFVPVASFLWGYGGSHPVAEFRGMTSADVDNILRNAGLTRRDFLENSSRTEEYLGRLRAALPAGSDVTTLTYRWLVGVVSETDGRGVTTYYNYDDYGRLKEIRDYNRHLIRKYTYNLKSR; encoded by the coding sequence ATGATGAAAAACCTCCTTTTGATTTTATACCTGTTTCCTTTATTGCTTTATGCTCAAAGAAATTACTCCGACGAACCGTTGCACAGGCAGTATGCCAACGTATTGCCGCCGTCTCCCGAAGCAGCATCTTTATGCGAATATGCCGAGACGCCGGTGAGCTATTTTTACGGTTTACCACAGATAGATATTCCTTTATATACCGTACAGGAAGGCAGCTTTTCTTTACCCGTTTCCATCAGTTATCATGGAGGGGGAATAAAGGTAAACGAGTTGGCGAGTCGGGTGGGGCTGGGCTGGGTGTTGAATGCAGGCGGAGTAATCTCCCGCACGGTTTGCGGTTTGCCCGATGAGACTATCACCAGTAAAGAGGAGGCTCCAAACGAGTCTGATACAGACTATAGGCTGAGAGGATTCTTTCATTTATCGAAATTCGATAAAGAGTCGATCCGGTATAATATGACAAAGAACCCTAATTACGATCCTTCCACATTTGAGTATGTGCCTCCTACTGAGGATAATCTTAAAGATTCCAGTTATTATAAGTCTTCTCATTACAGGTTAATGAAACAACTCCGTTTAATGGGGAACTTCGAGGGCGGTTTTATGGACAGTGCTCAGGATATGTATAGTTTTAATTTTATGGGATATTCGGGAGCATTTATGCTAAACCAAGTCTCAGGCTTTCCGGGAAATTTGCACGCCAGGTATGAGGTGAAAGTTCAAACGGACAGTCCCATAGAATTTGTCGGTGTACATTTTCCCGATTCATTTTCCATACGCGACCGGAAAGGAGTGATGTATTATTTCCAGGAAAAAGAATTTTCTTATCATCCCTATAAATGTTATGATCCGCTTAGCGGTGAACCAGGGGGAGTGGCAGATATTTATAACGATACGATTCCTTATGTTTCTTCCTGGTATCTTACAAGGATAGAAATCCCCGGGGAGGGGAGTATTTCTCTCAGTTATAAGAATAATAACAGATTGTGTGTCTACTCCGGGGGATTTCAAATGCGGCATGATGCTGAAGTATTGCCTGGGAGACCTACATTTTTTTCTACAGCTAATTATACGGTTATAGCCCCTAAAATGTTATCGTCTGTTAGTAACGGTAAAGTCGAGGTGCTTTTTATCAACGATGGGACACCTCGGCGGGATATCAATAACGATATAAGCAAACTGGACTATATATATGTAAGAACCAAAGACGGAAATTATATCAGGAAGTATAAATTCTGTTATTCTTATTTTTCAAAAGGGTTGTATGACGACCATACAACAGGATGTGCGTTAAAGCTCGATAAGATAGAAAAACTCTCGCTGAGTGATAATGCGTCTGTTTTATACCGTGGGTTTACCTATGACGGAGATGGTTTCCTGCCGTGGACCGATTACGGACAAGATCACTGGGGATATCCGAACGGAAAAGATAATCTTTTCCTGGTTCCCGAATTTGTGGAATTTCCTGGAAGAGGAGGAGCCGACCGGAACAGCGACCGGGAAATACCTAAAAAAGGCTCATTAACGGCGGTGTCTTATCCTACCGGAGGACGGGTGGAATATGAATGGGAGCCGAATACATATTCCTATGTAGGCGGAAGCCGCCTTACGATAAACGACACGAGCGATCGGGAAGAGATTGTATATAAAGATACTATATGCGGATTGACCGGACGAGGAAAAAAAGAGATAACGATTGATATTCCCTATCCGCAAAGTATTAAATTGTACCTGAACAAATATTATTGGGGACTGGGTGAATTTCTGGCTACCTGGATGGACTATTCCTGCGACCATATCAGATCCGGTTGCGATAATGTCTTTCCCCGTCTGATAATACGTTATCTCGATCAGCCCGATATCGAGGCGTCCCGGTCTGTTATTTACCTGGACGAAATATCGACCCGTACATTGAGCGAGCCGGGCGGGACGATTGTTTACCGCCAGTATCTGGAGAAAGCCGGTACGTATAAAATTTCGTTGGAATATGAAGATCAGATACCGGTCTGGCAACTAAAAGATAAATTCGATAATCCGGGGATAGGAACCTCCATGTATGGAAATATTCCTATAGAATATTTTCATTATAAAGAGCCGCAGGCCCCTCCCGGAAATGCCGAAGCATTGGGAGGCGGTTTGAGGATCAAAGAGATACGGTCGTTATTCAGCGGAGATACGGTCATTAAGCGTTATAGCTATAATTATTTTAACGAACCGTTACATTCGAGCGGTGCATTGCCGGAACGCCCCAATTATACTGCTCGAAAATATGTGCGGTATGCTTATGATGCCTGGCATACTCCCCCGCCTACACCATTTAAGTTGCATACCAACTATTCTTCGGGTTTCTATCGGACTCCTGTAGGTGCACCTCGGGTCGAATACGGGTATGTTTCGGAACAATATATCTATCCCCATTCCGATCCGGCGAAAGAAAGCGGAGCACCCCATGTCGACCGTTACTATACGACCACTGTCGATAACGTTCGTTATCAGGATCTCGATGAAATGGGGTATTCTCTTCAAGCTCCCCCTTCGAGCCGTATTCGTACCTCCATGGCGCATTACCGGGGTAATCTTAAAAGAATTTCTTATTGTAATGCAGAGAGTTTTTATTCGATAAAAGATGTCTATTATGATTATCAGATAGTGGAAGATACCCTTGAATACTATTTTGTGGGAGGTCTTTTTGTACTGGCCGATTTTACTTTGCTGCCAAATAATGCCGCAGGATTTTCTTACAACAGCGACTACGGTATAACTAAATTCCGTATCGTCCCGTATAATAAAAGACTAAAAAAGATGCAAGAAGAATATTCTAATTATTCCGTTACGTCCGAATACACCTATTTTTCAGGTTTCCATACTTATGGAATGGAAGGAGACTTGCCTTTATCCGTAACCCGCGAGACATCTACCGGGGGGAAAGAGATCGTTTATTATACCTATTTGAAAGATTTTCATAACGGTTTTATAACCGATAAAGTGACTTCCGAAATACGGGTAATCGACGGCTATATTGTGGATGCCAAGCGTAACCGATACGATCTGTTGGGGCGGCTTACTTCTTCAGCCTCTTCTTCATGCCTGGGAAAACCTGCCGGCGGATACCCTTTAGGAAAAACTCTCGAACTGACATCCGGACTGGAGAATTTGTTCGATGTTCCCGGCCCTTCCTATATATACGATGCCGGGGGGCATATTCTTGATATAGAATATTGTTTTGTACCAGTAGCCAGTTTCTTATGGGGGTATGGCGGCAGCCATCCGGTAGCGGAGTTCAGGGGTATGACCTCTGCCGATGTAGATAATATATTACGTAATGCGGGTCTTACCCGCCGCGATTTTCTGGAGAATTCCTCCCGTACCGAAGAATATTTAGGACGTTTGAGAGCGGCACTTCCTGCAGGTTCGGATGTGACGACACTGACTTACCGCTGGCTGGTCGGGGTCGTTTCCGAGACCGACGGCCGCGGAGTAACCACTTACTATAACTATGACGACTACGGACGGTTAAAAGAAATAAGGGACTATAACCGGCATCTGATACGCAAATATACCTATAATTTGAAATCCCGTTAA
- the nifJ gene encoding pyruvate:ferredoxin (flavodoxin) oxidoreductase — protein MSKQKKFLTCDGNQAAAHISYMFSEVAAIYPITPSSTMAEYVDEWAAAGRKNIFGETVLVQEMQSEGGAAGAVHGSLQAGALTTTYTASQGLLLMIPNMYKIAGELLPCVFHVSARTLASHALCIFGDHQDVMSARQTGFAMLCEGSVQEVMDLAGVAHLATIKSRVPFMNFFDGFRTSHEIQKIEMLDNDDLAPLIDQEALSEFRSRAMNPEKPVARGMAENPDHFFQHRESSNSYYDAVPAIVEEYMDKISELTGRKYGLFNYYGSEDAERVIIAMGSVTEAAREAIDYLMAKGEKVGLVSVHLYRPFSAKHFLAAVPASAKRIAVLDRTKEPGANGEPLYLDVKDCFYGKENAPLIVGGRYGLGSKDTTPAQILSVYENLALPEPKNQFTLGIIDDVTFTSLPPKEDIALGGDGMFEAKFYGLGADGTVGANKNSVKIIGDNTDKYCQAYFAYDSKKSGGFTCSHLRFGDEPIRSTYLVNTPNFVACHVQAYLHMYDVTRGLRENGTFLLNTIWEGDDLVKNLPNNVKRYVAQKNISVYYINATKIAQEIGLGNRTNTILQSAFFRITNVIPVDLAVEQMKKFIVKSYGKKGEDVVNKNYAAVDRGGEYKQLPVDASWVNLPEDPKPVNHDPAFINDVVRPINAQDGDLLKVSAFKGIEDGTWYQGTAKYEKRGVAAFVPTWNKDNCIQCNKCAYVCPHASIRPFVLDEAEMSAAPFGENDTLKAVGKAFDGMRFRIQVDVLDCLGCGNCADVCPGNKQGKALKMTDLESQLGEVPNWDYCADKVASKQHLVDIKANVKNSQFATPLFEFSGACSGCGETPYVKLITQLYGDREMVANATGCSSIYSGSVPSTPYTTNTKGQGPAWANSLFEDFCEFGLGMVLANEKMRERLEKLMNEAQICTCCSDELKALFTEWIENKEDVEKSRELAEKIVPMVNACDCDLCKKIAELSHYLVKRSQWIIGGDGASYDIGFGGLDHVLASGKNVNILVLDTEVYSNTGGQASKATPVGAIAKFAASGKRIRKKDLGLIASTYGYVYAAQIAMGADQAQTLKAIREAEAYDGPSIIIAYSPCINHGLKKGMGKSQAEEAAAVECGYWHLWRYNPELEKEGKNPFTLDSKEPQWDKFQDFLKSEVRFASVMKQYPAEAEELFQAAQNNAMWRYNNYKRLAKQQWGVDPE, from the coding sequence ATGAGCAAACAAAAGAAGTTCTTAACATGTGATGGAAATCAGGCTGCCGCACATATCTCGTATATGTTCTCGGAAGTTGCTGCTATTTATCCCATCACTCCTTCATCAACGATGGCAGAATATGTTGATGAATGGGCTGCTGCAGGGCGGAAAAATATCTTTGGCGAAACAGTATTGGTACAGGAAATGCAATCGGAAGGCGGTGCAGCGGGTGCTGTTCACGGTTCGTTACAGGCCGGTGCTCTTACTACGACTTATACGGCATCTCAGGGTTTGCTGCTGATGATACCTAATATGTATAAAATAGCAGGAGAATTGCTTCCCTGCGTGTTCCATGTATCGGCTCGTACCCTGGCATCGCATGCCTTGTGTATCTTCGGTGATCATCAGGATGTTATGTCTGCCCGTCAAACGGGTTTCGCTATGTTGTGCGAAGGTTCGGTTCAGGAAGTGATGGATTTGGCCGGTGTTGCCCATTTGGCTACTATTAAATCGAGAGTTCCGTTCATGAACTTCTTCGATGGTTTCCGTACTTCTCATGAAATACAGAAAATCGAGATGTTGGATAACGATGACCTGGCTCCGTTGATCGACCAGGAGGCTTTGTCCGAATTCCGTTCCCGCGCCATGAATCCTGAAAAACCGGTTGCTCGCGGTATGGCCGAAAACCCCGACCATTTCTTCCAGCACAGGGAATCCAGCAACTCTTACTACGATGCGGTTCCTGCTATCGTAGAAGAATACATGGACAAAATCTCCGAACTCACCGGTCGTAAATACGGTTTGTTCAATTATTATGGTTCCGAAGATGCCGAACGCGTGATCATTGCGATGGGATCTGTTACCGAAGCAGCCCGTGAAGCTATCGACTATTTGATGGCGAAAGGTGAAAAAGTAGGTCTGGTTTCGGTACATTTGTACCGTCCGTTTTCTGCCAAACATTTCCTGGCAGCCGTTCCTGCATCGGCTAAGCGGATTGCCGTACTGGACCGTACGAAAGAACCGGGTGCAAACGGCGAACCCTTGTATCTGGATGTAAAAGATTGTTTCTACGGAAAAGAGAATGCTCCGCTTATCGTAGGAGGCCGTTATGGTCTGGGATCGAAAGATACTACTCCGGCTCAGATACTTTCTGTATATGAAAACCTGGCTTTACCGGAACCTAAAAATCAGTTTACGCTGGGTATTATAGATGACGTTACCTTTACTTCTCTTCCTCCCAAAGAAGATATCGCATTGGGCGGAGACGGTATGTTCGAAGCTAAATTTTACGGGCTGGGAGCAGATGGTACGGTAGGAGCCAATAAGAACTCCGTTAAAATCATCGGTGATAATACCGATAAATATTGTCAGGCATATTTTGCTTATGACTCTAAGAAATCTGGCGGTTTCACTTGTTCGCATCTTCGTTTCGGAGATGAGCCTATCCGTTCTACCTATTTGGTGAATACGCCTAATTTCGTAGCTTGCCATGTACAGGCTTATTTACACATGTATGATGTTACCCGTGGCCTGCGTGAGAACGGAACATTCTTGCTGAATACGATATGGGAAGGTGACGATTTAGTGAAGAATCTTCCGAATAACGTGAAACGTTATGTCGCTCAGAAGAATATTTCGGTTTATTATATCAATGCAACGAAGATTGCTCAGGAAATAGGTTTGGGTAACCGTACCAATACGATTCTTCAATCGGCATTTTTCCGTATAACCAATGTGATTCCTGTAGACCTTGCCGTAGAGCAGATGAAAAAATTCATCGTTAAGTCTTATGGCAAGAAAGGCGAAGATGTCGTAAATAAGAACTACGCTGCTGTTGACAGGGGCGGAGAATATAAACAGCTTCCTGTAGATGCTTCCTGGGTTAATCTTCCTGAAGATCCAAAACCCGTGAACCACGATCCTGCATTCATTAACGATGTAGTTCGTCCTATCAATGCACAAGACGGAGATCTGTTGAAAGTTTCCGCTTTCAAGGGAATCGAAGACGGAACCTGGTATCAGGGAACGGCGAAATATGAAAAACGCGGTGTTGCTGCATTCGTTCCTACCTGGAATAAAGATAATTGTATTCAGTGTAATAAATGTGCCTACGTTTGTCCTCACGCTTCTATCCGTCCGTTCGTACTGGATGAAGCCGAAATGTCGGCAGCTCCGTTCGGCGAAAACGATACGCTCAAAGCTGTAGGAAAAGCCTTCGACGGAATGCGTTTCCGCATACAGGTCGATGTTCTCGATTGTCTCGGTTGCGGTAACTGTGCCGATGTATGCCCCGGAAACAAACAGGGAAAAGCCTTGAAAATGACAGACCTGGAAAGTCAGTTAGGCGAAGTTCCCAACTGGGATTACTGTGCCGACAAAGTGGCTTCCAAACAACATCTGGTAGATATTAAGGCTAATGTTAAGAATTCACAATTCGCAACTCCGCTGTTCGAATTCTCGGGAGCTTGTTCCGGTTGCGGTGAAACTCCGTATGTAAAACTGATTACACAACTTTACGGAGACCGTGAAATGGTAGCGAATGCAACAGGTTGCTCTTCCATTTATTCCGGTTCGGTTCCTTCAACTCCTTACACGACAAATACCAAAGGACAAGGTCCGGCATGGGCCAATTCGTTGTTCGAGGACTTCTGTGAATTCGGCCTGGGTATGGTTCTCGCGAATGAGAAAATGCGCGAACGCCTTGAAAAACTGATGAACGAGGCTCAAATCTGCACATGTTGCAGCGATGAACTGAAAGCCCTCTTTACCGAATGGATCGAAAATAAAGAAGATGTAGAAAAAAGCCGTGAACTGGCCGAAAAGATCGTCCCGATGGTGAATGCTTGCGATTGCGACCTTTGTAAAAAAATCGCAGAGCTCAGTCATTACCTCGTAAAACGCAGCCAGTGGATTATCGGTGGCGACGGTGCTTCATACGATATCGGTTTCGGAGGTCTCGACCATGTACTGGCATCCGGTAAAAATGTAAATATCCTGGTTCTCGATACCGAGGTTTACTCCAATACGGGAGGTCAGGCTTCCAAAGCTACACCTGTAGGAGCTATTGCCAAGTTTGCCGCATCAGGTAAACGCATCCGTAAAAAAGACCTGGGATTGATAGCTTCCACATACGGTTACGTATATGCCGCACAGATTGCTATGGGAGCCGATCAGGCACAGACGCTGAAAGCCATACGTGAGGCCGAAGCTTATGACGGGCCTTCCATCATCATAGCTTATTCGCCCTGTATCAACCACGGACTTAAGAAAGGCATGGGTAAATCGCAGGCCGAAGAAGCTGCAGCCGTAGAATGCGGATACTGGCACTTGTGGCGTTATAATCCCGAATTGGAGAAAGAAGGAAAAAATCCGTTCACGCTCGATAGTAAAGAGCCGCAATGGGATAAATTCCAGGATTTCCTCAAGAGCGAAGTACGTTTCGCATCGGTCATGAAACAATATCCGGCCGAGGCCGAAGAACTGTTTCAGGCTGCCCAGAACAATGCCATGTGGCGTTATAATAACTATAAACGCTTGGCCAAGCAGCAATGGGGTGTCGATCCGGAATAA
- a CDS encoding ATP-binding protein, with translation MESFYKTHKYLVEHVSSPVRRHLMDEIDWNARLIGIKGCRGVGKTTFLLQYAREKFGTDRSCLYINTNNLYFTEHSLRKFAKEFLSQGGKTLLIDQVFKYPGWSDELRYCYDNFPELKIVFTGSSVMRLKEENSALSGLVDSYNLRGFSFREYINLLAGTDLSSVTLDDIITLHKEIAHEIYAAVNPQEYLQGYLHHGFYPFFLEKRNFSENLLKTMNMMMEIDILFLKQIELSYLPKVRRLLYLLTVSAPAAPNVSQLSKDIETSRATVMNYIKCLKDARLINMLYKEGEEYPKKPAMVYMHNTNLMYSTRSVQVEPQAVRETFFYNMLHKDNHLNIGGKGFQFLVNGEMPFRVGTVPRRANPNLYYAADELKTGHDNVIPLWLFGFLY, from the coding sequence GTGGAATCATTTTATAAGACACACAAGTATCTGGTAGAGCATGTTAGCTCACCTGTCAGGCGACATCTGATGGATGAGATTGATTGGAATGCCCGTTTAATAGGTATTAAAGGCTGCCGTGGCGTCGGAAAAACTACTTTTTTATTACAATATGCACGCGAGAAGTTCGGAACTGACCGCAGTTGCCTGTATATCAATACGAACAATCTTTATTTTACCGAGCACAGTTTACGTAAATTTGCAAAAGAATTTCTTTCACAAGGAGGAAAAACTTTGCTGATAGACCAAGTGTTTAAATATCCGGGATGGTCCGATGAATTAAGATATTGTTATGATAACTTTCCGGAACTTAAAATTGTATTTACGGGTTCGTCCGTAATGAGGCTGAAAGAGGAAAATTCCGCTTTGTCAGGATTAGTAGATTCTTATAATCTGCGGGGATTCTCGTTTCGCGAATATATAAATTTGCTTGCGGGAACCGATCTTTCTTCGGTAACGTTAGACGATATCATTACCCTTCATAAAGAGATTGCACATGAAATATATGCGGCTGTGAATCCTCAGGAATATTTGCAGGGGTACTTGCATCATGGTTTTTATCCTTTTTTCCTGGAAAAAAGAAATTTCTCGGAAAACTTGCTGAAAACCATGAACATGATGATGGAGATTGACATATTATTCCTGAAACAGATCGAGTTGTCTTATTTGCCGAAAGTAAGACGTCTGCTTTATCTGCTTACCGTGAGTGCTCCGGCTGCACCCAATGTGAGCCAGTTGAGCAAAGATATCGAAACGTCCCGGGCTACGGTTATGAATTATATTAAATGCCTGAAGGATGCGCGTCTTATCAATATGCTGTATAAAGAAGGAGAGGAATATCCCAAAAAACCGGCGATGGTATATATGCATAATACCAATCTTATGTACTCCACCCGCTCTGTGCAGGTAGAACCTCAGGCCGTAAGGGAAACTTTCTTTTATAATATGTTGCATAAGGATAATCATTTGAATATAGGGGGAAAAGGTTTTCAATTTCTCGTGAACGGAGAGATGCCGTTCAGGGTGGGAACCGTTCCCAGGAGGGCGAATCCTAACTTGTATTATGCAGCCGATGAATTGAAGACAGGGCATGATAATGTGATACCGTTATGGTTATTCGGATTTTTATATTAA
- a CDS encoding OmpA family protein, with protein sequence MKKLSSVVLLFALICAPIAKGATASEESKSERVPVKSLLMNGFWDNWFISAGAGADVYLGQQDSKYGFGDRITPSFNINVGKWFTPVIGLRLGADYYGMRGLTTGNSFVYGQPYEKDGVLYHKQKFGFFTPHIDVMGDFSSLFCGYRANRVYSPILYLGGGAAIGTDLNEGSSLYLRLGFLNRFRLSKAWDLNLDINAGMVENNFDGDGGKRGDFIVGATLGVAYKFKEREWKAPVMPVVEPVMSKYSDQEGDALVAQLKDANNKIANLEQQLADAQKQQPVVVEQAEETPCATIYFSADRSDVTRKDLTILKALAKVMKANENTKYVVTGYADNKTGSASYNAKLREARAQKVYNVLVQNFGVNPKQLEKTTNDGNLNLFGSYTLDRAATIAPVK encoded by the coding sequence ATGAAAAAACTATCTTCAGTAGTTTTATTATTTGCACTTATTTGTGCTCCGATAGCTAAAGGTGCTACTGCCTCCGAAGAGAGCAAATCGGAAAGAGTTCCTGTAAAAAGTCTTTTGATGAATGGTTTTTGGGATAATTGGTTTATCTCTGCAGGAGCGGGTGCTGATGTTTATTTGGGACAACAAGATTCCAAGTATGGTTTCGGCGATCGCATCACACCCAGTTTCAATATAAATGTAGGAAAATGGTTCACTCCTGTGATCGGTTTGAGATTAGGCGCCGATTATTATGGAATGCGTGGTCTTACTACAGGCAACAGTTTTGTTTACGGACAGCCTTATGAGAAAGACGGTGTGCTGTACCATAAACAGAAGTTCGGTTTCTTTACTCCTCATATTGATGTGATGGGGGATTTTTCTTCTTTGTTCTGCGGGTATCGGGCGAACCGTGTATATTCTCCTATTTTATATTTAGGAGGAGGTGCGGCTATCGGTACCGATTTGAATGAAGGAAGTTCATTATACCTGCGCTTGGGATTTTTAAATCGTTTCCGTTTAAGCAAAGCATGGGACTTGAATCTGGATATCAATGCCGGTATGGTTGAGAATAACTTTGACGGCGATGGTGGAAAACGCGGTGATTTTATCGTAGGTGCGACTTTAGGAGTTGCCTATAAGTTCAAGGAAAGAGAATGGAAAGCTCCGGTAATGCCGGTTGTCGAACCTGTGATGAGTAAATATAGCGATCAGGAAGGCGATGCGCTGGTAGCCCAGTTGAAAGATGCCAATAATAAGATTGCTAATTTGGAACAACAATTGGCCGATGCCCAGAAACAGCAGCCGGTAGTAGTAGAGCAGGCAGAAGAAACGCCTTGCGCTACGATCTATTTTTCCGCCGACCGTTCCGATGTTACCCGTAAAGACCTTACTATCTTGAAAGCCTTGGCAAAGGTGATGAAAGCTAATGAGAATACCAAATATGTCGTAACGGGTTATGCCGATAATAAAACAGGTTCTGCTTCATATAATGCTAAATTGCGTGAAGCCCGTGCACAGAAAGTTTATAATGTATTGGTTCAGAACTTCGGTGTTAATCCTAAGCAACTCGAGAAGACTACGAATGACGGTAATTTGAATTTATTCGGTTCTTATACGCTGGATCGTGCTGCAACTATTGCACCGGTTAAATAA